Proteins encoded together in one Anopheles darlingi chromosome 3, idAnoDarlMG_H_01, whole genome shotgun sequence window:
- the LOC125957127 gene encoding zinc finger and BTB domain-containing protein 17-like: MDIENRRIKEETGPDNGGETITDDGDGGGEEGNLNNNELPDDDVHYQQQQQQPGTKTIYSLNINVCRLCLCEGQGNLQPVFYSKDAPDVILQHKILELTTVEITYALDFPTSICIDCLTRVEELAIFRRQCVENNELLRLKYLELKAEFDCYPDHVKVEQQDDQQYGDDGGATGSLSIVKKEEKPDVDGLLIEAGTASVVHGNSVTEAEANEATVDAGDDDIIIGGAEDSTTKIQYVNDDGTMMEYVAESLSPSARPTTLVMRRASEVDEELRYEAGYEVGAHGDEEVAERHEIYYTVGTDTYAIEANAAGAGYTHATNYVPPGFDNQTEIECTTIDEHLPEEYVEEEGSTVAIAGPGASTVSSSSGGNTGGAVVSARGIHDRPFVCKHCKTSFKYEHNYDRHMKNHAKVLYRCGKCSKTFVKLRKCQQHHIKAHSSQRYECDICFRTYSLPTRLENHVIEMHSENGVYTCDRCIGEKFVSYLDFKAHRMQYHARNEAATGTTDTVPAIIKQTTHGDVVHMQKLEAPLLSTLEDEDDDDDADSPDLSTTDGYELEDILVEHTTSNRKGRTQDTASKRKVGGRLKTVPANVVPRTRRSNGEGTNRGVTAKTQQRNRQATSNNSAHQQPHEVILIDDDDQQHNGIMAGVRRQAQSDTMLRMHDGMEVDSGNALHRQLLQQIEESEASSIGPKVYPCESCNKTFVHLNNLKAHIYAEHDNDKPFKCKLCPISFKTKEILVMHMLLHSQQQSGSAI; the protein is encoded by the exons ATGGATATAGAAAATCGACGCATAAAAGAGGAGACAGGCCC TGATAATGGTGGTGAAACGATTACAGACGATGGAGACGGCGGAGGAGAGGAAGGCAATCTCAACAACAATGAACTACCCGACGATGACGTccattatcagcagcagcaacaacaaccaggaACAAAAACTATCTACAGTCTCAATATCAACGTGTGCAGGCTGTGTCTGTGCGAAGGGCAGGGGAATCTACAGCCAGTCTTCTACTCCAAGGACGCGCCGGACGTAATACTACAGCATAAAATTCTTGAGCTGACTACGGTAGAG ATTACCTATGCCCTCGACTTTCCCACGAGCATATGCATCGACTGCCTGACGAGGGTGGAAGAATTGGCGATCTTTCGGCGACAGTGCGTCGAAAATAACGAGCTGTTGCGGCTCAAGTACCTCGAGCTGAAAGCGGAATTTGACTGTTACCCGGACCATGTGAAAGTAGAGCAGCAGGACGACCAGCAgtatggcgacgacggcggagcTACAGGATCGCTCTCCATCgttaaaaaggaagaaaaacccGATGTGGATGGGCTGCTGATTGAAGCTGGGACAGCGTCGGTCGTACACGGCAATAGTGtcaccgaagccgaagcgaACGAGGCAACGGTGGATGCCGGTGACGATGATATCATTATCGGTGGCGCTGAAGATTCGACAACGAAAATTCAGTAtgtgaatgatgatggaacgaTGATGGAATACGTAGCCGAATCGCTGTCCCCTTCGGCGAGGCCTACTACACTCGTTATGCGGAGAGCGAGTGAGGTTGACGAGGAACTTCGATATGAGGCAGGATACGAAGTTGGTGCCCATGGAGACGAGGAGGTTGCCGAACGGCATGAAATCTATTACACAGTAGGCACGGATACCTATGCCATCGAGGCGAACGCTGCCGGTGCGGGGTATACGCACGCGACCAACTACGTGCCGCCAGGATTCGACAATCAAACCGAGATCGAGTGTACCACGATTGATGAGCATCTGCCGGAAGAGTACGTCGAAGAGGAAGGTTCCACAGTAGCGATAGCTGGACCTGGAGCAAGTACggttagtagcagcagtggtggtaaTACCGGTGGTGCCGTAGTATCGGCACGTGGTATACACGATCGCCCGTTTGTGtgcaaacattgcaaaacgAGCTTCAAGTACGAGCACAACTACGATCGACACATGAAGAACCACGCCAAGGTGCTGTACCGGTGTGGCAAGTGCTCAAAAACGTTCGTCAAGCTACGCAAAtgtcagcagcatcacatAAAAGCTCACTCGTCACAGCGGTACGAGTGTGACATCTGCTTCCGTACGTACAGTCTGCCGACGCGGCTCGAGAACCATGTGATCGAGATGCACTCCGAGAACGGAGTGTACACGTGCGATCGGTGCATTGGCGAGAAATTCGTTTCGTACCTCGACTTCAAAGCGCATCGGATGCAATACCATGCGCGTAACGAAGCTGCGACCGGTACCACGGATACGGTTCCTGCCATCATCAAACAGACGACGCACGGTGATGTGGTGCACATGCAGAAGCTCGAAGCACCGCTCCTGAGCACGCTcgaagatgaggatgatgacgatgatgctgacaGTCCCGATCTAAGCACGACAGACGGCTACGAGCTGGAGGATATACTGGTCGAACACACGACCAGTAACCGGAAGGGTAGAACGCAGGACACGGCATCGAAACGCAAAGTCGGAGGACGGCTCAAAACGGTACCAGCTAATGTGGTACCCCGTACGAGACGGAGCAATGGAGAAGGGACCAATCGTGGAGTGACGGCAAAGACGCAACAACGAAATCGtcaagcaaccagcaacaactcTGCTCATCAGCAGCCACACGAGGTGATCctcatcgatgatgacgatcagcagcacaaTGGGATCATGGCCGGTGTACGGCGGCAGGCTCAAAGTGACACGATGCTACGTATGCACGATGGTATGGAGGTCGACAGTGGCAACGCACTGCACcgacagctgctgcagcagatcgaaGAAAGTGAAGCGAGCTCGATTGGACCGAAGGTGTATCCCTGCGAAAGTTGCAACAAAACGTTCGTGCATCTCAACAATCTGAAGGCACACATCTATGCCGAGCACGACAATGATAAACCGTTCAAGTGCAAGCTGTGTCCAATATCCTTCAAAACGAAAGAAATCCTAGTGATGCATATG CTACTCCATTCACAGCAACAGAGTGGCAGTGCTAtataa
- the LOC125957143 gene encoding uncharacterized protein DDB_G0284459 — MTLPEALLKRLAKRGIISDAAKAGTNQQQAVSGSAPPTPASEEGSDREPGTGNNSDHSDRPESDEDEENVDEDGRRDGQVNNEEIIAEDYDEYDQPNPEAFEYTGRTKKANAAVDWSEKMKQKMTKRYGYQSVDGCQNKYNIFHLCTMYCVKRYGEVEFEIEKEYDKRVKRLLERFPLPKNWRKEYDIGCKAFYFYNKDTRIVSWLPPTHPDAKLTKSAKLLRRDLMEEQKQKDAAREATPQAVIVETYPPPAPKAQLIGPTVANSSSASGIPLPPPAAIAENLKPPVVNPPKRPIKQPGSLRDEEKHPRSFSSGNDSGTGEGPTERESDREREYRDRNRDRRDRDRDRDRDRRDRDRSPPRGGGEDNRNYGRERERQRDHRDNHRHHHHRGRGGRMSKAAAPLDPMDPAAYSDIPRGNWSAGLESSAAAKKEKDERKATKQSTTNRADDEDDTGGSDGAHEVLKISAVKEFQQPEHDHAEEDDDGEETD; from the exons atgacGCTCCCAGAAGCGTTGTTAAAACGGCTGGCCAAACGTGGCATCATCTCGGATGCAGCAAAGGCCGGCACGAACCAACAGCAAGCCGTCAGCGGCAGCGCCCCACCGACACCAGCCTCCGAGGAGGGATCGGACcgagaaccgggaaccggcAACAACTCGGACCACTCCGACCGTCCCGAAagcgacgaggatgaggaaaaTGTGGACGAAGATGGTCGGCGTGATGGGCAGGTCAACAATGAAGAGATCATTGCCGAGGATTACGATGAGTACGACCAACCAAACCCGGAAGCGTTCGAGTACACGGGTCGGACGAAGAAAGCGAATGCGGCGGTCGATTGGTCGGAAAAGATGAAGCAAAAGATGACCAAACGATACGGTTACCAGTCGGTGGATGGGTGCCAGAATAAGTACAACATCTTTCACCTCTGCACCATGTACTGCGTGAAGCGGTACGGTGAGGTGGAGTTTGAGATCGAGAAGGAGTACGATAAGCGTGTGAAGCGGCTGCTGGAGCGATTTCCGCTACCGAAGAACTGGCGCAAGGAGTATGACATCGGCTGTAAGGCGTTCTATTTCTATAACAAAGACACGCGCATCGTCTCGTGGCTGCCACCGACACATCCCGATGCGAAGCTGACCAAAAGTGCGAAGCTACTGCGGCGGGATCTCatggaggagcagaagcaaaaagaCGCCGCACGAGAAGCCACACCGCAGGCTGTGATCGTGGAAACGTATCCACCGCCAGCCCCGAAAGCTCAGCTGATTGGTCCAACCGTAGCCAACAgttccagtgccagtggcatTCCTTTGCCACCACCTGCAGCAATCGCGGAAAACCTCAAACCACCCGTCGTTAATCCACCGAAGCGTCCGATAAAACAACCCGGTTCGCTGCGGGACGAAGAGAAACACCCTCGGTCATTCTCATCTGGCAATGATTCAGGTACCGGCGAGGGACCTACGGAGCGGGAATCAGACCGTGAACGTGAATATCGGGATCGCAACCGTGATCGACGTGATCgggatcgtgatcgcgatcgagatCGTAGAGATCGGGATCGAAGCCCACCGCGCGGTGGCGGGGAGGA caaccgtaACTATGgacgcgagagagaaaggcagcGTGACCACCGCGataaccatcgtcatcatcatcatagagGCCGTGGTGGAAGAATGTCTAAAGCAGCGGCCCCACTGGACCCGATGGACCCGGCCGCTTATTCCGATATTCCGCGAGGCAACTGGTCGGCTGGACTGGAATCATCCGCAGCGgccaagaaggagaaagatgaACGCAAGGCAACCAAacaatccaccaccaaccgtgcggacgatgaagacgatacTGGTGGTAGCGATGGTGCTCATGAGGTGCTGAAAATATCCGCAGTGAAGGAGTTCCAGCAGCCTGAGCATGACCATGCAGAggaagacgatgatggtgaagagaCGGACTAA
- the LOC125957170 gene encoding probable cGMP 3',5'-cyclic phosphodiesterase subunit delta: MGTDDQTKAEKILNGFQINWMILRDADTGKIIWQENKDFSCPEVEHEAKVPVKILSLRAVSREINFSTVEAMENFRLDQKVLFKGRIMEEWFFEMGWVSPNTTNTWQSTIEAAPESQMMPAKVLNGNVTIETSFYDGETLISKSVVRLYYI, encoded by the exons ATGGGAACGGACGACCAGACAAAAGCggagaaaattctcaacgGCTTCCAGAT CAACTGGATGATCTTGAGGGATGCGGATACGGGCAAAATCATCTGGCAGGAGAACAAGGACTTCTCCTGCCCGGAGGTGGAACACGAAGCCAAGGTGCCCGTAAAGATACTCAGCCTGCGTGCAGTTTCTCgtgaaatcaacttcagcacCGTGGAGGCGATGGAAAATTTTCGTCTGGATCAGAAG GTGCTGTTCAAAGGACGAATCATGGAGGAGTGGTTTTTCGAGATGGGATGGGTTAgccccaacaccaccaacacctggCAGTCGACGATCGAAGCAGCGCCGGAATCACAAATGATGCCCGCTAAGGTACTGAACGGCAACGTTACTATCGAAACGAGCTTCTATGATGGCGAAACGCTCATCAGCAAATCGGTTGTGCGGTTATACTACATCTAA
- the LOC125957164 gene encoding PRKR-interacting protein 1 homolog has translation MKIRNEVKPSDKEVEKKKFVVRSAADIQRAKLEKLMKNPDKPVVIPTSNKDRDFSNAIPSFVRNVMGSSAGAGSGEFHVYRHLRRKEYARQKQIQEKSRSEQLDDDFQQKLENNRKAAEERTAKKRAKRLKKKAKQKANRGKKPKNDNGDDEEASSENSESDEDENEGESQKSETESSSKPEEDPAGEQKLVEPARGDATDGSSQPEVASIQKENTDKSPKESAETSE, from the exons ATGAAAATACGAAACGAAGTGAAACCGTCTGATAAGgaggtggaaaagaaaaagtttgTCGTACGCAGTGCCGCCGACATTCAACGGGCCAAGCTGGAGAAACTGATGAAGAATCCA GACAAACCCGTCGTCATTCCGACCTCGAACAAGGATCGGGACTTTTCCAACGCGATTCCCTCGTTTGTACGCAACGTGATGGGCTCGAGTGCGGGTGCGGGTTCTGGAGAGTTCCACGTCTATCGGCATCTGCGTCGTAAGGAGTACGCCCGCCAGAAGCAGATCCAGGAGAAATCGCGGTCTGAACAGCTGGATGACGACTTCCAGCAAAAGCTGGAAAACAATCGTAAGGCTGCGGAGGAGCGCACGGCAAAGAAGCGAGCGAAAAGGCTGAAGAAAAAGGCCAAGCAGAAGGCAAATCGTGGCAAGAAGCCCAAGAACGACAACGGAGACGACGAGGAAGCTTCTTCGGAGAACAGTGAaagcgacgaagacgaaaacGAGGGAGAAAGTCAAAAGTCCGAGACGGAAAGCTCTAGCAAACCGGAAGAAGACCCTGCTGGCGAACAAAAACTAGTGGAGCCTGCACGAGGAGACGCTACAGATGGTTCCTCTCAACCAGAGGTAGCATCGATACAAAAGGAGAACACTGATAAGTCACCCAAAGAATCAGCAGAGACTAGCGAATAG